One Microbacterium sp. zg-B96 genomic region harbors:
- a CDS encoding MFS transporter, whose translation MSAPAPRDRSLIDHTGRSYFPIAFIARLPFAMMVVGVLTLVVSATGSVALGGLTSAAVGIGTVIAGPLVGDAVDRLGQRRVLVPLGLVNSALLAAFPFVVFSGSAEWMLLLSALLIGLSAPQAAAMSRSRMIAIIGNLLSPHRRERTFSRTMAYESAADETAFVIGPVVVGILASFIAPWAPIAGAAVLSFVFVTAFALHPTARAGAGTHADAGPAEIAPARELLRAPVLVLVAATFAVGMFFGSTLTSLTAFMEEQGDVDSAALLYGLMGIGSAVLALAVAVLPARFALRWRWLLFSGVLAVATLGFTLSGSVPAVTVMLCIMGLGVGPTLVTLFSLAGTRSPVGRSATVMTVLGSAMALAQSLAAAVTGAVAESVGAGAAMVLPLVAAVLAFALGVVNLVVERRARVASSSVAAVPASVPAAPLRAAVE comes from the coding sequence ATGTCTGCACCCGCCCCACGTGATCGCTCGCTGATCGACCACACCGGCCGGTCGTACTTCCCGATCGCGTTCATCGCGCGGCTGCCGTTCGCCATGATGGTGGTCGGCGTGCTGACGCTCGTGGTCTCGGCGACCGGGTCGGTCGCCCTCGGTGGGCTCACCTCCGCCGCCGTCGGCATCGGAACCGTGATCGCCGGGCCGCTCGTGGGCGACGCCGTCGACCGCCTCGGTCAGCGTCGCGTGCTCGTGCCGCTGGGGCTGGTCAACAGCGCGCTGCTGGCCGCGTTCCCGTTCGTGGTGTTCTCCGGCTCGGCCGAATGGATGCTGCTGCTGTCGGCACTGCTCATCGGCCTGTCCGCGCCGCAGGCTGCCGCGATGTCGCGCAGCCGCATGATCGCGATCATCGGTAACCTGCTGTCGCCGCACCGCCGGGAGCGCACCTTCTCCCGGACGATGGCGTACGAATCGGCCGCCGACGAGACGGCGTTCGTGATCGGACCGGTGGTCGTCGGCATCCTCGCCTCGTTCATCGCGCCGTGGGCGCCCATCGCCGGCGCCGCGGTGCTGAGCTTCGTCTTCGTCACGGCGTTCGCGCTGCACCCCACCGCCCGCGCCGGAGCAGGCACGCACGCCGATGCCGGCCCCGCGGAGATCGCGCCGGCGCGCGAGCTGCTGCGCGCCCCGGTGCTGGTGCTGGTGGCGGCGACCTTCGCGGTCGGGATGTTCTTCGGCTCCACGCTGACCTCGCTGACCGCGTTCATGGAGGAGCAGGGCGACGTGGACTCGGCGGCGCTGCTGTACGGCCTGATGGGGATCGGCTCGGCCGTGCTGGCGCTGGCGGTCGCGGTGCTGCCTGCCCGGTTCGCGCTGCGGTGGCGTTGGCTGCTGTTCTCGGGCGTGCTGGCCGTCGCGACGCTCGGCTTCACGCTGAGCGGGTCGGTGCCGGCCGTGACGGTGATGCTCTGCATCATGGGACTGGGCGTCGGTCCGACCCTGGTGACGCTGTTCAGCCTGGCCGGGACGCGCAGTCCCGTCGGGCGGTCGGCGACGGTCATGACCGTGCTCGGGTCGGCGATGGCGCTCGCGCAGTCGCTCGCGGCCGCCGTGACCGGTGCCGTGGCCGAGAGCGTCGGCGCGGGCGCGGCGATGGTGCTGCCGCTGGTCGCGGCTGTGCTCGCGTTCGCCCTGGGTGTCGTGAACCTCGTGGTGGAGCGCCGCGCGCGGGTCGCGTCGTCGTCGGTCGCGGCCGTCCCGGCATCCGTCCCCGCCGCGCCGCTGCGCGCCGCTGTCGAGTGA
- a CDS encoding ABC transporter ATP-binding protein — MTGMDIRFVDVRYTYPNGAEALRGVNLDVRAGERVAIVGQNGAGKTTLARHLNRIFVPTSGTVHVGDWTTEPRTIAQMAERVGYVFQNPDEQIFARTVIADVSFGPRNLGLEEDAARERAMTALETVGLAETADVHPHQLALSERKRVALAGVLAMQTPVLVLDEPTTGQDARGIAMVARVVREVSEQGRTVIAITHDMDFCVEHFDRVIVMTQGQVRADGAPEDVFTQREIVEAARVEPPQLMRLASHLGWRAQPRTVDAFVDAAASERRAVG; from the coding sequence ATGACCGGCATGGACATCCGGTTCGTCGACGTGCGGTACACCTACCCCAACGGGGCGGAGGCGTTGCGTGGCGTGAACCTCGACGTGCGCGCTGGCGAGCGCGTTGCCATCGTCGGGCAGAACGGTGCAGGAAAGACCACGCTCGCGCGGCATCTCAACCGCATCTTCGTGCCGACCAGCGGCACCGTCCACGTGGGGGATTGGACCACCGAACCGCGCACGATCGCGCAGATGGCCGAGCGTGTGGGCTATGTGTTCCAGAATCCGGATGAACAGATCTTCGCTCGCACTGTGATCGCAGACGTCTCCTTCGGTCCGCGCAATCTCGGACTCGAGGAGGATGCCGCGCGGGAGCGTGCGATGACGGCGCTGGAGACCGTCGGGCTCGCCGAGACGGCCGACGTGCATCCGCACCAGCTCGCCCTGTCCGAGCGCAAGCGGGTGGCACTGGCCGGGGTGCTGGCCATGCAGACACCTGTCCTGGTGCTCGACGAACCCACAACGGGACAGGACGCCCGTGGAATTGCGATGGTCGCCCGTGTCGTGCGGGAAGTCAGCGAGCAGGGACGCACCGTGATCGCGATCACGCACGACATGGACTTCTGTGTCGAGCATTTCGATCGGGTCATCGTCATGACACAGGGCCAGGTGCGCGCTGACGGCGCACCAGAGGACGTGTTCACGCAGCGCGAGATCGTCGAGGCCGCGCGCGTGGAGCCGCCGCAACTCATGCGCCTGGCATCACACCTGGGATGGCGCGCGCAACCGCGCACAGTCGATGCGTTCGTCGACGCGGCGGCGAGCGAGCGCAGGGCCGTCGGGTGA
- a CDS encoding ABC transporter ATP-binding protein, translating into MITLSDISYAYPDAEHFALEHVDLEVAQGEIVGIVGASGAGKTTLAKIIAGFIPHVDGGELTGTVIVDGADVADLKLADAVAKVGLVIQNPFNQISGAKYTVRDEIAFGLENLGVPRAEMAQRVDAAAELLGISHLLDRSPYALSGGQQQLLAIASMVVLRTPVLVMDEPTSQLDPAGTRMVFEVLAALRDAGTTIVVFEHKVELLRQHCDRIAVIAHERVAAIGEPREILSDERLDQWGIEATRYAAAARAAVRRGILSAEIDIPVSLEEAAAVFTVGGAK; encoded by the coding sequence GTGATCACCCTCAGCGATATCTCATACGCCTACCCGGATGCGGAGCATTTCGCGCTCGAGCACGTCGACCTCGAGGTGGCGCAGGGCGAGATCGTCGGCATCGTCGGCGCATCCGGGGCCGGCAAGACGACGCTCGCGAAGATCATCGCGGGATTCATCCCGCATGTCGATGGCGGCGAACTCACCGGCACGGTCATCGTGGACGGCGCCGACGTCGCCGACCTCAAGCTGGCGGACGCAGTGGCGAAGGTGGGCCTGGTCATCCAGAACCCCTTCAACCAGATCTCCGGCGCGAAGTACACGGTGCGCGACGAGATCGCGTTCGGGCTGGAGAATCTGGGTGTGCCTCGTGCAGAGATGGCGCAGCGGGTGGATGCCGCAGCCGAACTGCTCGGGATCTCTCACCTGCTCGACCGCTCGCCTTACGCGTTGTCCGGCGGGCAGCAGCAGTTGCTCGCGATCGCGTCGATGGTGGTGCTGCGCACTCCGGTGCTCGTCATGGACGAACCCACGTCGCAGCTGGACCCCGCAGGCACCCGAATGGTCTTCGAGGTGCTGGCTGCGTTGCGCGACGCCGGGACGACGATTGTCGTGTTCGAGCACAAGGTGGAACTGCTCCGCCAGCACTGTGACCGGATCGCGGTCATCGCCCACGAGCGCGTCGCCGCGATCGGTGAACCTCGCGAGATCCTCTCGGACGAGCGCCTTGACCAGTGGGGGATCGAGGCCACCCGTTACGCCGCAGCTGCACGAGCAGCGGTTCGCCGCGGCATCCTGTCGGCGGAGATCGACATTCCGGTGTCGCTGGAAGAAGCAGCCGCCGTCTTCACGGTAGGAGGAGCGAAATGA
- a CDS encoding DMT family transporter — protein sequence MTAALALLASLFLGIADFLGGALSRRVPQITVLVLSQLVATLAVIPRVLAEPIGADALPAYGWGIVSGVGAAVGVSALYRALAIGTMGVVAPIAALSVLVPVVAGFVGGDAPGALLLGGMTVAIIGTVCASGPELRRGKGGGGLKPILLSLVAALGFGVNNLAVAWGSDYDISATLVANVVTTLVIYVIAMLMLRVVPRARGRNLVGIVAIGVLGFTANLCFAIASESGMLSVVAVCASVFPAVTAVLGWWFLKERLLLVQILGVALVLGGVAVVALST from the coding sequence GTGACCGCTGCGCTTGCCCTGCTCGCCTCGCTGTTTCTGGGTATCGCCGATTTCTTGGGCGGTGCGCTCTCACGTCGGGTGCCGCAGATCACCGTGCTCGTGCTCTCGCAACTGGTCGCAACGCTCGCCGTCATTCCGCGAGTGCTTGCGGAGCCCATCGGCGCCGACGCGCTCCCCGCCTATGGGTGGGGAATCGTCAGCGGCGTAGGGGCCGCCGTGGGTGTCTCAGCGCTGTATCGAGCCCTCGCGATCGGAACGATGGGGGTGGTCGCGCCGATCGCAGCGCTCAGCGTGCTGGTCCCCGTCGTCGCGGGTTTCGTCGGGGGAGATGCTCCGGGGGCGCTGCTGCTGGGAGGCATGACCGTCGCCATCATCGGCACGGTCTGTGCGAGCGGGCCCGAACTGCGTCGAGGCAAAGGCGGTGGCGGGCTGAAGCCGATCCTGCTTTCGCTTGTTGCCGCGCTCGGGTTCGGCGTCAACAATCTCGCAGTCGCGTGGGGGAGCGATTACGACATCTCCGCGACGCTGGTGGCCAACGTCGTGACGACGCTCGTCATCTACGTCATCGCGATGCTGATGCTGCGCGTGGTCCCCCGTGCGAGGGGGCGCAACCTCGTCGGCATCGTGGCCATCGGCGTGCTCGGCTTTACGGCGAACCTCTGCTTCGCCATCGCGAGCGAGTCGGGGATGCTGTCGGTCGTCGCCGTGTGCGCGTCGGTCTTCCCTGCCGTCACCGCTGTGCTGGGGTGGTGGTTCCTCAAGGAACGGCTGCTCTTGGTGCAGATCCTCGGGGTGGCACTTGTGCTCGGCGGGGTGGCGGTGGTGGCGTTGTCGACGTAG
- a CDS encoding NAD(P)H-dependent oxidoreductase: MLRALVLNCTLKPSPAESSSDVLAGQVLDALAKYDVHGESIRVVDHDVKPGVEADMGDGDEWPLIRGRVLASDILVFATPTWMGHMSSVAQRVLERLDAEISETDDEGRPIIAGKVAVAVVVGNEDGAHAIIADLFQGLNDVGFTVPSQGGVYWNGEAMQSTDYKDLPETPEKVASTTETLARHAAHLAKLLKERPYPAPAS, from the coding sequence ATGCTTCGCGCACTCGTTCTCAACTGCACCCTCAAGCCCTCTCCTGCCGAGTCCAGCTCCGACGTCCTCGCCGGGCAGGTGCTCGACGCCCTCGCCAAGTACGACGTGCACGGCGAGAGCATCCGCGTCGTCGACCACGACGTCAAGCCCGGCGTCGAGGCGGACATGGGCGACGGCGACGAGTGGCCCCTGATCCGGGGGCGGGTGCTGGCATCCGACATCCTGGTCTTCGCCACCCCCACCTGGATGGGTCACATGTCCAGCGTCGCGCAGCGCGTGCTCGAGCGACTGGATGCCGAGATCTCCGAGACCGACGATGAGGGCCGGCCGATCATCGCCGGCAAGGTGGCGGTCGCTGTCGTGGTCGGCAACGAAGACGGCGCCCATGCGATCATCGCCGATCTGTTCCAGGGTCTGAATGACGTGGGCTTCACTGTCCCGTCGCAGGGCGGCGTCTACTGGAACGGCGAAGCCATGCAGTCCACCGACTACAAGGACCTGCCCGAGACGCCCGAGAAGGTAGCGAGCACCACCGAAACCCTCGCGCGCCATGCGGCGCACCTGGCGAAGCTCCTGAAAGAGCGGCCGTACCCCGCGCCGGCATCCTGA
- a CDS encoding energy-coupling factor transporter transmembrane component T, with protein MASTLYVDRESPVHRLNPVTKLVTLLTLIVVVFAIPFWWVAGIAVVAVIVPAAVVSGCGGRLAKLGFAILTPIILVLFIVQGLTFPGGKTALWEWGGIAITTEGLYFALGIGSRIICLVFASILFVLTTHPGDLLSALTERGMSPKFSYIISSTLQLIPAFQDRADGILLAQQARGLAIGKGLRGRVGAMMPLLAPLVLGMFTDVEERATAMEARGFGSTARRTALTPVPDTTAQRVFRWTMPVVAVAAIVLPIVTGAL; from the coding sequence ATGGCGTCGACGCTGTACGTCGATCGGGAGTCGCCGGTTCACCGGTTGAACCCCGTGACAAAACTGGTGACTCTGCTCACCCTGATCGTCGTAGTGTTCGCGATCCCCTTCTGGTGGGTCGCGGGCATCGCCGTCGTCGCCGTCATCGTGCCGGCCGCCGTCGTCTCCGGTTGCGGCGGCCGGCTCGCGAAGCTGGGATTCGCGATCCTCACGCCGATCATCCTGGTGCTCTTCATCGTGCAGGGGCTCACCTTCCCCGGCGGCAAGACCGCGCTGTGGGAGTGGGGCGGGATCGCCATCACGACCGAAGGCCTGTACTTCGCCCTCGGGATCGGCTCGCGAATCATCTGTCTCGTCTTTGCATCCATCCTCTTCGTCCTGACCACGCACCCGGGGGATCTGCTGTCGGCCCTCACCGAACGCGGGATGTCTCCGAAGTTCAGCTACATCATCAGCTCGACGCTGCAGCTGATCCCGGCCTTTCAGGATCGGGCCGACGGCATCCTGCTGGCGCAGCAAGCGCGGGGACTTGCCATCGGCAAGGGCCTGCGAGGCAGGGTTGGGGCGATGATGCCCTTGCTGGCGCCGCTCGTGCTCGGCATGTTCACCGACGTCGAGGAGCGGGCGACCGCGATGGAGGCTCGCGGGTTCGGATCGACGGCGAGGCGCACCGCCTTGACACCGGTCCCCGACACCACTGCCCAGCGCGTCTTCCGCTGGACGATGCCGGTCGTCGCCGTTGCCGCCATCGTCCTTCCCATCGTTACAGGAGCACTGTGA
- a CDS encoding LacI family DNA-binding transcriptional regulator, whose protein sequence is MVTVYDVAQACGLSIASVSRALNGQPGVSQRTAERICLIADQLGYQRNEVARSLVAKSTQTIALFVPDITNPFFPELVKGVQSVADERDLLLLLLDAPRSAVALSARLAALRRKQVDGILLVASDIDADTEELVAGTPAVLLDRGRSGRHASVGVDQEAAGFAATRHLIDAGHTRIGHIAGPQGLAVSELRRAGWERALREAGLPVGDHLVAVGDFEEEGGHRAGAELLQREPGITAVFAANDLSAIGFLACCSVRGIPVPEQMSVIGLDGIGLSRYTTPMLTTIAQPIRELGVAACRLLLRQLDGDGQALDVVLPTTLVEGASVSRRGGA, encoded by the coding sequence ATGGTGACGGTGTACGACGTGGCGCAGGCGTGCGGACTGTCGATCGCAAGCGTTTCCCGCGCCCTCAACGGCCAGCCCGGCGTCTCCCAGAGGACCGCCGAACGCATCTGTCTGATTGCGGATCAGCTCGGCTACCAGCGCAATGAGGTCGCGCGTTCCCTGGTCGCGAAATCGACCCAGACCATCGCGCTGTTCGTACCGGACATCACCAACCCCTTCTTCCCCGAGTTGGTCAAGGGCGTGCAATCCGTTGCCGACGAGCGTGACCTGCTCCTGCTCCTGCTGGACGCACCGCGCAGCGCGGTGGCGCTGAGCGCTCGGCTCGCTGCGCTGCGGCGAAAGCAGGTCGACGGCATCCTGCTCGTCGCCAGCGATATCGACGCCGACACCGAAGAGCTCGTCGCCGGCACCCCCGCCGTACTCCTGGACCGTGGGCGCTCCGGTCGGCACGCCAGCGTCGGTGTGGATCAGGAAGCAGCCGGTTTCGCCGCGACCCGGCACCTCATCGACGCGGGCCACACGCGCATCGGACACATCGCAGGCCCTCAAGGGTTGGCGGTGTCGGAACTGCGTCGCGCCGGATGGGAGCGCGCGTTGCGCGAGGCGGGCCTCCCCGTCGGGGACCACCTCGTCGCCGTCGGAGACTTCGAGGAGGAGGGCGGGCACCGCGCCGGTGCCGAACTGCTTCAGCGTGAGCCGGGTATCACCGCGGTCTTCGCCGCCAACGACCTCAGCGCGATCGGCTTTCTCGCGTGCTGCTCGGTGCGGGGGATCCCCGTTCCCGAGCAGATGTCCGTGATCGGTCTGGACGGCATCGGACTGTCCCGCTACACGACTCCCATGCTGACCACGATCGCGCAGCCGATCCGCGAGCTAGGCGTCGCGGCGTGCCGACTTCTGCTCAGGCAGCTCGACGGCGACGGCCAGGCGCTGGATGTTGTGCTCCCGACGACGCTTGTCGAGGGCGCCAGCGTGAGCAGGCGAGGAGGAGCGTGA
- a CDS encoding ECF transporter S component — translation MFSTTTTKNVDPNRLRNTILVAVGSLVIVATYLYLVVGQPTEVAESSTSQASLIAIGGYVIGAILLAAGSIHRLPTATIAMIPVAIALNIVVGQIVAVLGLPVYIDSIGTVLVAALAGPAAGVVTGILTNVIWGLTLSPIALPFAVVQVIIGVMAGYAARMGMFRRFYLAPVAGFVTGIVAAVISAPISAFVFGGATGGGTGAIVGAFQAMGQSILGATTLQGLLSDPLDKAITFTIVVLILAALPNRFRQRFPFVRQYRVFGKAAPTVTSKSESAS, via the coding sequence ATGTTCAGCACCACAACAACCAAGAACGTCGATCCGAATCGGCTGAGGAACACCATCCTGGTCGCCGTCGGCTCACTCGTCATCGTGGCGACCTATCTCTACCTCGTGGTCGGGCAGCCGACCGAGGTCGCTGAGAGCAGCACGAGCCAGGCCTCGCTGATCGCCATCGGAGGCTACGTCATCGGTGCGATCCTGCTCGCAGCCGGATCCATCCACCGGCTGCCCACGGCAACGATCGCGATGATTCCGGTGGCGATCGCCTTGAACATCGTTGTCGGGCAGATCGTGGCGGTGCTCGGGCTCCCGGTGTACATCGACTCGATCGGCACGGTCCTCGTCGCGGCGCTCGCCGGTCCCGCGGCCGGTGTCGTCACTGGCATCCTGACCAATGTGATTTGGGGTCTGACACTGAGCCCGATCGCCCTGCCGTTCGCGGTGGTGCAGGTGATCATCGGCGTGATGGCCGGCTACGCCGCCCGGATGGGGATGTTCCGCCGGTTCTACCTCGCTCCGGTTGCGGGCTTCGTCACCGGAATCGTCGCCGCCGTGATCTCGGCGCCCATCTCCGCCTTTGTCTTCGGTGGCGCGACCGGTGGGGGCACGGGAGCGATCGTGGGGGCGTTCCAGGCGATGGGGCAATCGATCCTGGGAGCGACGACCCTGCAGGGCTTGCTGTCGGATCCGCTGGACAAGGCGATCACGTTCACGATCGTCGTGCTCATCCTGGCGGCATTGCCCAACCGGTTCCGGCAGCGTTTCCCGTTCGTGCGGCAGTACCGCGTCTTCGGCAAGGCGGCACCCACCGTCACGAGCAAGAGCGAAAGCGCGAGCTGA
- a CDS encoding metallophosphoesterase yields MILSEYPRPRRVFVHLADTHLPGDPELLYGAADADGHLATLLKRIEASGLRPDALLLAGDLVDRGDRSAYRRLRALVEPVAERIGAEIVWAPGNHDDRAAMREELPIDDAGTADPYAPICFTRWFGGLRVLVLDSTVPGAHWGEAGPAQLEWLRDELSRPAPEGSILVVHHPPLPTVLDLAVTVELREQKALADVLRGSDVRAILAGHVHHPSFGSFAGIPVSVASSSAYGQDLATVVGSTRGHDGGQGYNLVHVYPETIVHSPVALERGANVGEHVPAAEVAARIAAAGLAWRP; encoded by the coding sequence ATGATCCTCAGCGAGTACCCCCGCCCCCGCAGGGTGTTCGTGCACCTCGCCGACACTCACCTGCCGGGCGACCCGGAGCTGCTGTACGGCGCTGCGGATGCCGACGGGCACCTGGCCACGCTGCTGAAGCGGATCGAGGCGAGCGGGCTGCGGCCCGACGCGCTGCTGCTGGCCGGCGACCTGGTCGACCGCGGCGACCGCTCCGCGTACCGGCGCCTGCGGGCGCTGGTGGAACCGGTCGCCGAGCGCATCGGCGCCGAGATCGTGTGGGCGCCGGGCAACCACGACGACCGCGCCGCGATGCGCGAAGAGCTGCCGATCGACGACGCCGGCACGGCCGACCCCTATGCGCCGATCTGCTTCACGCGGTGGTTCGGCGGACTGCGGGTGCTCGTGCTGGACTCCACCGTGCCCGGCGCGCACTGGGGCGAGGCAGGCCCGGCGCAACTGGAGTGGCTGCGCGATGAGCTGTCGCGGCCCGCGCCGGAGGGCAGCATCCTCGTCGTGCACCACCCCCCGCTGCCGACGGTGCTGGATCTGGCGGTCACCGTCGAGCTGCGCGAGCAGAAGGCACTGGCCGATGTGCTGCGCGGATCGGACGTGCGGGCGATCCTCGCCGGGCACGTGCATCACCCGTCGTTCGGCAGCTTCGCCGGGATCCCGGTGTCGGTCGCGTCCTCCAGCGCGTACGGGCAGGATCTCGCGACCGTCGTGGGTTCGACGCGCGGTCACGATGGCGGTCAGGGCTACAACCTGGTGCACGTGTATCCCGAGACGATCGTGCACTCCCCCGTCGCGCTCGAGCGCGGTGCGAACGTGGGCGAGCACGTCCCCGCCGCCGAGGTCGCCGCCCGCATCGCCGCCGCCGGCCTAGCCTGGCGCCCCTGA
- a CDS encoding NAD-dependent deacylase, producing the protein MAARIVILTGAGVSAESGLATFRAADGLWEEHRIEDVATPEGFARNPALVHAFYDQRRRAARAAEPNPAHRALAELERALEGDVLIVTQNVDDLHERAGSRNVIHIHGELASARCTTCGQRMPWAQDLADEPPCPSCGHRTLRPDVVWFGEQVYRLDEIYDAVGQCEELWVIGTSGNVSPASTLHALASAVGAKTALLNLETHEDTSLFDEVVLGPASVVVPEYVRRRLGV; encoded by the coding sequence ATGGCCGCACGCATCGTCATCCTCACCGGGGCGGGAGTGTCGGCGGAGTCGGGGCTGGCGACCTTCCGCGCCGCCGACGGGCTGTGGGAGGAACATCGCATCGAGGACGTCGCCACCCCCGAGGGCTTCGCCCGCAACCCGGCGCTCGTGCACGCGTTCTACGACCAGCGGCGCCGGGCGGCGCGCGCGGCCGAACCCAATCCGGCGCACCGCGCGCTCGCCGAACTGGAGCGGGCGCTGGAGGGGGATGTGCTGATCGTCACGCAGAACGTCGACGACCTGCACGAGCGCGCGGGGTCGCGCAACGTCATCCACATCCACGGTGAGCTTGCGAGCGCCCGCTGCACGACGTGCGGACAGCGGATGCCGTGGGCCCAGGACCTGGCCGACGAGCCGCCGTGCCCGTCGTGTGGACACCGCACACTGCGGCCGGACGTGGTCTGGTTCGGCGAGCAGGTGTACCGGCTGGACGAGATCTATGACGCGGTGGGGCAGTGTGAGGAGTTGTGGGTGATCGGCACGTCGGGCAATGTGTCGCCGGCATCCACCCTCCATGCGCTCGCCAGCGCGGTCGGCGCGAAGACGGCGCTGCTGAATCTGGAGACACACGAGGACACGTCGCTGTTCGACGAGGTCGTGCTCGGCCCGGCATCCGTTGTCGTCCCGGAGTACGTCAGGCGGCGACTGGGCGTTTAA
- a CDS encoding nucleoside hydrolase has translation MRIPVTDPNAQARVPLLVDVDTGIDDSLALLYLMASPEAEIVGITCTAGNVPAQQVAINNLAWLELCGYDDVEVALGAEIPIVQPLMTTEETHGPQGIGHAELPAPSRTVSKRHATEVWIDAVRRRPGEVVGLVTGPLTNLALAIKLFPELPSLLKRLVIMGGAFNHPGNTTPTTEWNIAVDPESAKIVFDAFSGLPAGRRPIVCALDVTERIEMKPAHLAALARAAGSTPEEVVSPEDAIGTRSTASNAVIRHLSDAVRFYMEFHRAYDQGFLAHMHDPFAAAIALDPSLGITRAATVDMELAGTLTRGQTVADWRGIWGRPKNADIVVDTDPEEFFRRVVDRVGRLARQVG, from the coding sequence ATGAGGATTCCTGTGACAGACCCGAACGCCCAGGCCCGTGTTCCGCTGCTCGTCGACGTCGATACCGGCATCGACGACTCGCTGGCGCTGCTGTATCTAATGGCCAGCCCGGAAGCGGAGATCGTCGGCATCACCTGCACGGCGGGAAACGTCCCGGCGCAGCAGGTGGCGATCAACAACCTCGCGTGGCTCGAGCTGTGCGGCTACGACGATGTCGAGGTGGCCCTCGGTGCTGAGATCCCCATCGTGCAGCCGCTGATGACCACCGAGGAGACGCACGGGCCGCAGGGTATCGGGCACGCTGAGCTGCCCGCGCCCAGCCGCACCGTGTCGAAGCGGCACGCGACCGAAGTGTGGATCGATGCGGTGCGCCGACGCCCCGGCGAGGTCGTCGGCCTGGTCACCGGTCCTCTCACCAATCTCGCCCTGGCGATCAAGCTGTTCCCCGAACTGCCTTCGCTGCTGAAACGGCTCGTCATCATGGGCGGCGCCTTCAACCACCCGGGCAACACCACCCCGACGACGGAGTGGAATATCGCGGTGGATCCGGAGTCGGCGAAGATCGTGTTCGACGCGTTCAGCGGACTGCCCGCCGGGCGCCGCCCGATCGTCTGCGCGCTGGATGTCACCGAGCGCATCGAGATGAAGCCGGCGCACCTCGCCGCCCTCGCCCGGGCAGCCGGCAGCACGCCCGAGGAGGTCGTCTCACCCGAGGACGCGATCGGGACGCGCTCCACCGCGTCGAACGCGGTCATCCGTCATCTATCGGATGCCGTGCGGTTCTATATGGAGTTCCATCGCGCCTACGACCAGGGCTTCCTCGCGCACATGCACGACCCCTTCGCTGCGGCGATCGCACTGGACCCGTCGCTCGGGATCACCCGCGCCGCCACTGTCGACATGGAACTGGCGGGCACGCTGACGCGCGGTCAGACTGTCGCGGACTGGCGAGGCATCTGGGGTCGTCCGAAAAACGCCGACATCGTCGTCGACACCGATCCGGAGGAGTTCTTCCGCCGCGTCGTCGATCGCGTCGGCCGCCTGGCCCGTCAGGTCGGCTGA
- a CDS encoding ribokinase, with amino-acid sequence MPSSRVMVVGSINADVTFEVRRIPVVGETIIADAVHRSSGGKGANQAHAAARSSKDVHVAMAGAVGQDAVGAQMRDELACAGVDVSLIREVDEVSGMAMIAVDSEGGNVIVVAPGANNAWPAEPYVPIDAGDIVALQLELPLAVVEHVADTAHARGARVVLNAAPVTPGAARLLPLVDTLIVNEGEASDLLGLTDFSPDAVAEVAARHDLNLVVTLGRQGAVLSPRGGVPSRVPIIAVNTVDTVGAGDAFVGALAAALAAGDDLLSAARRGAAAGALTVTARGARHPELSADVIDELLRRHPLHDADQR; translated from the coding sequence ATGCCGAGTTCGCGAGTAATGGTCGTCGGCTCGATCAACGCCGACGTGACTTTCGAGGTCCGCCGCATCCCCGTCGTCGGGGAGACGATCATCGCCGACGCCGTGCACCGAAGCTCCGGCGGCAAGGGGGCCAACCAAGCGCACGCGGCCGCGCGCTCTTCGAAGGATGTGCACGTGGCGATGGCCGGTGCCGTGGGGCAGGATGCCGTCGGCGCGCAGATGCGTGATGAGCTTGCCTGCGCCGGGGTCGATGTCAGCCTCATCCGCGAGGTCGACGAGGTGTCCGGCATGGCGATGATCGCCGTCGACAGCGAGGGTGGAAACGTCATCGTGGTCGCGCCCGGTGCGAACAACGCCTGGCCGGCGGAGCCGTACGTTCCCATCGACGCCGGCGACATCGTCGCCCTTCAGCTGGAGCTGCCCCTGGCCGTGGTGGAGCACGTCGCCGACACAGCGCACGCCCGCGGTGCGCGCGTGGTCCTGAACGCCGCGCCGGTCACCCCGGGCGCAGCGCGTCTGCTTCCCCTCGTCGACACGCTCATCGTCAACGAGGGCGAGGCATCCGACCTTCTGGGACTGACCGACTTCAGCCCGGATGCCGTCGCCGAGGTGGCGGCGCGGCACGATCTGAACCTCGTGGTGACGTTGGGACGACAGGGCGCGGTGCTCTCTCCGCGAGGCGGCGTGCCCTCCCGCGTTCCGATCATCGCGGTCAACACCGTCGACACGGTCGGCGCCGGCGATGCCTTCGTCGGCGCGCTGGCGGCCGCGCTCGCTGCTGGTGACGACCTGCTCTCGGCGGCGCGCCGGGGGGCGGCGGCCGGCGCGTTGACGGTCACCGCGCGCGGGGCGCGGCATCCGGAGCTTTCCGCCGACGTGATCGACGAGTTGTTGCGTCGACACCCCCTTCATGACGCTGACCAAAGATGA